The genome window ATAGTTGTCACAGAGGATTATTTCGATAAAGGGAAAGTAGCGTTTAAAACTTTTACATTGCCGGAGTATAGAGCGTACGGCAGTTATCCCTATCGTATTTTGAAGTATGAAAAATTTGAATGGGAGGCCATTCCACTACCTAAAGGTCCAAGAGGGAATAGTTCTTCTAAACTTTATACAGTTCAAATTGGGATTAGTTCAAGATCAAAACAAAAAGATATGGCATATGAGTTTATTAAGTTTATAACCAACAAAGAAGAAATTCAGCACAAAGTATGGGAACTCACATATACACTTCCTACCAATCAACAAGTGGTACAGGATATCTATGCTCGCAATGTAGGAGAGATGCAGGACAAAATAATTGATGCTGATTTTTTAGATGGTATAATCGAAAATTCTTATGTGGAGCCACATTTCAAGCTTTACAGTCAATTAAAACAATTGATGGATCAAAAGGTTTTTCAAATAATTGCCCAGGATTTAGATGCTAGAGAAGGAATAAAACAGATAAAAGATGAGATACAAAAAATAATCTATTGAGATATTTGCTTTATATTATATTTGTCACATTTATAATGACAAATATAATATAAAAATTGTGACAAAATTCAGTTTATTTGCTATTTGTTCAATTATATAATGAAATCAATAATAAAACAAGAGGGGGATTTATATGAGGAGGATTTTGTCAATTGTTTTAGTGTTTGTTTTAGTGGGTGCTCTTTTCGTTGGATGTTCTAACGCAGGAGAACCAGCAGATGATAAAACACCTGATGAAGTATCTGACGGGGCATCTGACAAACAACCATCTGGTGATGAAACAAAGGATAAGGATAAAGAGCAGCTGACATTTGGTTATACTTGTATGACTATGAACAACCCATTCTTTATTATCCTTGAAAAGTCTATCAGAGACAAAGTAGAGGAAAATGGTGATGTACTTATCACTACAGATCCAGCTATGGATGTATCAAAACAAATCAATCAAATTGAAGACCTTATTACCCAGGGCATAGATGCCATATTCCTTAACCCGGTGGACTGGGAAGGCATCAGGCCAGCTCTTGTAGCTTTAGAAGAAGCAGGTATTCCTATAATTAACTTTGACACAGAAGTAAAAGATATGGATTTTGTCACAGCATATGTAGGATCAGACAACAAGAATGCTGGTAGAGTTTGTGGGGAGGATTTAGTGAGCAGATTTCCTGATGGAGGCAAGATTGTGGTTTTAGACTCCCCGACAATGAACTCGGTGAATGACAGAATTGAGGGATTCATGGAAGCTATTGAAGGCAAAGGATTTGAAATTGTAGCACAACAAGACGCAAAAGGCGACCTTCAAACTTCACTCAAAATCACAGAAGATATACTTCAGGCCCATCCGGATATCCTAGCTATTATGGGCGGCAATGATCCTACAGCCCTTGGAGCATTGGCTGCATGTAAAGCTGCAAACCTGCCTGATATATTGATTTACGGCGTAGACGGGTCGCCAGAAGCAAAAGCTGAAATTGCTTCAGAGGATAGTCAGTTTGTTGGGTCGGGGGCTCAGTCACCTATATCCATAGGGGTTCAGTCTGTAGAAGTAGCGTATCAGATTTTAAATGGGGAACCCTATGAAGAGAGGACACCTGTAGAAACATTCATGATCAATAAAGATAATGTGTCTGAATACGGCACTGACGGATGGCAATAGACAGCAAGCCTTTGATATTTAGAATATGTAGTAGAACATACTTTTAAACAGGGTAAGAAAGTTTGCTTACTTATCAAAAGATAATGTAGACAAACTTTCTTGCCCCTTATAGATATTCTTTCCGAAAGAAGGTGAAATAGTTGGAACAAAAAATACTTCTCCGTATGAAAGATATTCACAAAAGGTTTCCCGGTGTTTATGCATTAAAAAGTGTGGATTTTGAGCTGAAGGCTGGAGAGATTCATGGTATTTTAGGTGAAAATGGTGCAGGCAAGTCCACGCTTATTAAGGTGCTGGGAGGTATATATTCAATTGATAAGGGAGATATATTTATTGACGGTAAAAAAGTAAATATCCAGAGTGTGAAGGATGCACAAGATAATGGAATAAGCATTATCCACCAAGATCTAGTCCTTGTACCGGATATGACAGTTGCAGAGAACATATTTCTTGGTCGGGAATCTGTCAATCAAGCAGGATTTATCGATAAAGAAAAAATGCAAGAAGATGCACAAAAGCTTTTAGATGAGTTTGACTTGGGAATTCGATCTACCATGAAAATACGAGATTTAACTGTGGCTAATCAGCAAATGGTTGAAATTATCAAAGCAATATCCTTTAATGCTAAGATTCTTGTTATGGATGAGCCAACTTCTTCTCTTTCAGAAAAAGAAGTTTCGAGTTTATTCAAGACCATTCAGCGTTTAAGAAATCAGGGAGTGGGGATAATTTATATTTCCCACAGAATGTCTGAGTTTAAAGAAATCTCTGACAGGGTAACTGTTCTGCGAGATGGAGAGTATATAGGCACTAGAGTGACTAAAGAGACCACTACAGAAGAACTGATCAACATGATGGTAGGGAGAGAATTAAAACATTATTATACTAGGACTTATAATGATTCAACAGAAACTGTCATGGAAATCAAGAATCTATCTAGCGAAGATACATTGCGGGATATAAACTTTGACGTTAAAAAAGGTGAGATATTGGGTTTCGCTGGATTGGTAGGCGCTGGACGGAGCGAGGTTATGAAATGTATTTTTGGAATAGATGCTATCACATCAGGCGAAATCTGGATAGAAAATCAGAAAGCAGAAATTAAGAGCCCAAATGATGCTATGGATTATGGGGTGGTGCTTGTTCCTGAAGATCGCAAACTGGAAGCTCTATTTCCAGAACAAAGTGTCAAATATAATATGACTATCAAAGTGCTGGAACAGTTTATTAAGGGTATTTCTGTAGATACAAACAAAGAGGAGGAGATAGCAAATAAATATGTTCAAGAGATGTCTATCAAAACTCCCAGTTTAAATCAAATAATGAACAATTTAAGTGGTGGCAATCAGCAAAAGGTTGTGATCAGCAGATGGCTCGCAACACATCCTAAAATCCTTATACTTGATGAACCAACTAGGGGTGTGGACGTAGGGGCCAAAGCTGAGATATATGTCATTATGAATGATTTAGCTTCAAGAGGAGTATCCATCATAATGGTTTCTTCTGAACTTCCAGAGGTCATAAATATGAGCGATAGAGTGGTAGTCATGTCTAATGGGCGCATAGCCGGCTATCTAGAACGAGACGAACTATCACAAGAAAAAATAATGCATCTGGCAACACAAGAGATGTAGTTCGGCACAGGTATATTACTAGCTGAATGGAGGTAATGAATAATGACAATGCCAAATAGGGTAGTTACAGATGATGTTGTTCGTAAGAGTTTTTTAAAAAGATTTATTGATGGTATTTTAACGTTTTTAAAAGATAATTTGGGAATACTCATAGGTTTTTTTATAATCTGTACTTTTCTAGCTATTATTTCTCCGGTATTTTTAACCCAGAAAAACCTTTTAAATGTGCTTAGACAAGTATCGACCAATCTTTATATTGCGTGTGGTATGACTATCATAATAATATTAGGAGGGATAGACCTTTCTGTAGGTTCTGTTATAGCTTTGTCGGGGGTGGTAACAGGTGGTCTTATAGCATTTGATGGCTATTCGGTGGTTTCTGCTATCATTATGGGTTTGATAGCAGGCACATTGATAGGGGCTATAAATGGATTTGTTTTGGCGAAAACTACTATACCACCTTTTATTGTTACATTGGCAACAATGAATATTGCCCGGGGTGCTTCTTATGTGTATACAGATGGGCAACCTATCAGGGTTATGTCAGACGATTTTAACTTTATAGGATCGGGCTATTTAGGTCA of Clostridia bacterium contains these proteins:
- a CDS encoding sugar ABC transporter substrate-binding protein, which produces MRRILSIVLVFVLVGALFVGCSNAGEPADDKTPDEVSDGASDKQPSGDETKDKDKEQLTFGYTCMTMNNPFFIILEKSIRDKVEENGDVLITTDPAMDVSKQINQIEDLITQGIDAIFLNPVDWEGIRPALVALEEAGIPIINFDTEVKDMDFVTAYVGSDNKNAGRVCGEDLVSRFPDGGKIVVLDSPTMNSVNDRIEGFMEAIEGKGFEIVAQQDAKGDLQTSLKITEDILQAHPDILAIMGGNDPTALGALAACKAANLPDILIYGVDGSPEAKAEIASEDSQFVGSGAQSPISIGVQSVEVAYQILNGEPYEERTPVETFMINKDNVSEYGTDGWQ
- a CDS encoding sugar ABC transporter ATP-binding protein, which translates into the protein MEQKILLRMKDIHKRFPGVYALKSVDFELKAGEIHGILGENGAGKSTLIKVLGGIYSIDKGDIFIDGKKVNIQSVKDAQDNGISIIHQDLVLVPDMTVAENIFLGRESVNQAGFIDKEKMQEDAQKLLDEFDLGIRSTMKIRDLTVANQQMVEIIKAISFNAKILVMDEPTSSLSEKEVSSLFKTIQRLRNQGVGIIYISHRMSEFKEISDRVTVLRDGEYIGTRVTKETTTEELINMMVGRELKHYYTRTYNDSTETVMEIKNLSSEDTLRDINFDVKKGEILGFAGLVGAGRSEVMKCIFGIDAITSGEIWIENQKAEIKSPNDAMDYGVVLVPEDRKLEALFPEQSVKYNMTIKVLEQFIKGISVDTNKEEEIANKYVQEMSIKTPSLNQIMNNLSGGNQQKVVISRWLATHPKILILDEPTRGVDVGAKAEIYVIMNDLASRGVSIIMVSSELPEVINMSDRVVVMSNGRIAGYLERDELSQEKIMHLATQEM
- the rbsC gene encoding ribose ABC transporter permease (functions to transport ribose at high affinity; forms a complex with RbsA2C2B); this translates as MPNRVVTDDVVRKSFLKRFIDGILTFLKDNLGILIGFFIICTFLAIISPVFLTQKNLLNVLRQVSTNLYIACGMTIIIILGGIDLSVGSVIALSGVVTGGLIAFDGYSVVSAIIMGLIAGTLIGAINGFVLAKTTIPPFIVTLATMNIARGASYVYTDGQPIRVMSDDFNFIGSGYLGQIPMPVIYLIVILFICIIIMYKTKLGRYIYAVGGNRQAAEFSGIKINRVIFFAYTLAGLLASISGIVLASRMFSGQPTAGQGAEMDAIAAVVLGGTSMSGGVGKIGGTVIGGLIIGVLNNGLNLMGVNSFWQYIVKGLVILIAVYVDYVKEQKTG